A region of Micromonospora chokoriensis DNA encodes the following proteins:
- a CDS encoding anhydro-N-acetylmuramic acid kinase yields MKIVGLMSGTSYDGVDVVAAEFEVEGDTLWLRPLGHRGLDYDEELRAEIAALLPPSATTVEAVCRLDNRLGKVFADAAAVGLDLAGGRADVVVSPGQTVFHWVADGVARGTLQLGAVARVAARVGVPVLSDLRSADIAVGGQGAPLVPAFDALLLDAAAGPRAALNLGGIANLTVVAPGAPVLGYDVGPANALLDAAARRFLGQPCDVDGARAAAGRVHQGLLAALLAEPYYAVAPPKSTGKELFHAGYLDRHLAALGTPVPVDDLLATLTELTARVVAAECDRHGVAEVIAAGGGVRNPTLLRRLAALGEGRWRLRGTDELGVPAQAKEAYAFALLGWLSWHGLPGSIPSVTGATRGAVLGSWTPAGPAYPGSPADPPRRLRIRR; encoded by the coding sequence ATGAAGATCGTCGGGTTGATGTCCGGGACGTCGTACGACGGGGTGGACGTCGTCGCGGCGGAGTTCGAGGTCGAGGGGGACACCCTCTGGCTGCGGCCGTTGGGGCACCGTGGCCTGGACTACGACGAGGAGCTGCGCGCCGAGATCGCGGCGCTGCTGCCCCCGTCGGCCACCACCGTCGAGGCCGTCTGCCGGCTCGACAACCGTCTCGGCAAGGTGTTCGCCGACGCGGCGGCGGTCGGCCTGGACCTGGCCGGTGGGCGGGCCGACGTGGTGGTCTCGCCCGGTCAGACGGTGTTCCACTGGGTCGCCGACGGGGTGGCCCGGGGCACCCTGCAACTGGGCGCGGTGGCCCGGGTGGCCGCGCGGGTCGGCGTACCCGTGCTCAGTGACCTGCGCTCGGCGGACATCGCCGTCGGCGGGCAGGGCGCGCCGCTGGTGCCGGCCTTCGACGCGTTGCTGCTCGACGCCGCCGCCGGGCCGCGCGCGGCGCTGAACCTCGGCGGCATCGCCAACCTCACGGTGGTCGCCCCGGGCGCGCCGGTCCTCGGGTACGACGTGGGCCCCGCCAACGCCCTGCTGGACGCCGCCGCCCGGCGCTTCCTCGGCCAGCCGTGCGACGTCGACGGCGCGCGGGCGGCGGCCGGTCGGGTGCACCAAGGGCTGCTCGCCGCGCTGCTGGCCGAGCCGTACTACGCGGTGGCCCCGCCCAAGTCCACCGGCAAGGAGCTGTTCCACGCCGGTTACCTGGACCGGCACCTGGCCGCGCTCGGTACGCCGGTGCCGGTCGACGACCTGCTGGCCACGCTGACCGAGCTGACCGCACGGGTGGTGGCCGCCGAGTGTGACCGGCACGGGGTGGCCGAGGTGATCGCCGCCGGCGGTGGTGTGCGCAACCCCACCCTGTTGCGGCGGCTCGCCGCCCTGGGCGAGGGCCGGTGGCGGCTGCGCGGCACCGACGAGTTGGGCGTCCCCGCGCAGGCCAAGGAGGCGTACGCCTTCGCGTTGCTGGGTTGGCTGTCCTGGCACGGGCTGCCCGGATCGATCCCGTCGGTGACCGGTGCCACCCGGGGCGCGGTGCTCGGGTCGTGGACACCCGCCGGACCGGCGTACCCGGGCAGCCCGGCCGATCCGCCCCGGCGGCTGCGGATCCGGCGCTGA
- a CDS encoding DUF3710 domain-containing protein yields MIFSRKRADAERQTRDERATPVPDQGDATPSLERGPYDISESYDDVQRLDLGSLHIPAIADVEVRVQADPQGVIQQVVLVHGDNALQLGVFAAPRSEGIWDEVREEIRQSLLRDGASAQEVDGEYGAELHAQVRTPDGPTNLRFVGIDGPRWMVRGVFQGPVATDPTLAGPLVECLDGLVVDRGQEAKPVREPLPLRLPREVADQAADAAGEPRQV; encoded by the coding sequence GTGATCTTCTCCCGAAAGCGGGCCGATGCCGAGCGGCAGACCCGTGACGAGCGGGCCACCCCGGTCCCGGACCAGGGCGACGCGACGCCGTCGTTGGAGCGCGGCCCGTACGACATCTCCGAGAGCTACGACGATGTGCAGCGGCTCGACCTGGGCAGCCTGCACATCCCGGCGATCGCCGACGTCGAGGTGCGGGTGCAGGCCGACCCGCAGGGTGTGATCCAGCAGGTCGTGCTGGTGCACGGCGACAACGCGCTGCAACTGGGTGTCTTCGCCGCTCCCCGGTCCGAGGGCATCTGGGACGAGGTGCGCGAGGAGATCCGGCAGTCGCTGCTGCGCGACGGCGCGAGCGCGCAGGAGGTCGACGGCGAGTACGGCGCGGAGCTGCACGCGCAGGTGCGTACCCCGGACGGCCCGACGAACCTGCGCTTCGTCGGCATCGACGGGCCGCGCTGGATGGTCCGCGGCGTGTTCCAGGGCCCGGTGGCCACCGACCCGACCCTGGCGGGGCCGCTCGTGGAGTGCCTCGACGGCCTGGTGGTGGACCGTGGCCAGGAGGCGAAGCCGGTCCGCGAGCCGCTGCCGCTGCGCCTGCCCCGGGAGGTCGCCGACCAGGCCGCCGACGCCGCCGGCGAGCCGCGCCAGGTCTGA
- a CDS encoding class I SAM-dependent RNA methyltransferase: protein MTEPSERGLVEAERVELTVDAVAPGGHCVARVDGQVVFVRHALPGERVIAEVTEVHRGFVRADAVTVLDPSPDRVEPPCPYAKPGACGGCDLQHVAPDAQLAWKTAVVREQLVRLGGLTDVELDRLDVRVRALPGGLLGWRSRVRYAVDAADRAGLLKHRSHEVVPIDRCRIAHPDIQRLPVLSERWSAADAVETVASTGGDVTVTEIREGTPIPVSGPTEVREVAAGRDWTLPASAFWQVHPAAASTLSAAVLELLDPQPGEIAWDLYGGAGLFAAGLAERVGATGRVTLVEAAGQGVAAARENLADLPGVEVVSARVETALARRRITGPVDVVVLDPPRSGAGAPVVRALAAAGPRAVAYVACDPAAFARDVRTFTGLGWRLAAVRGFDLFPMTQHVEQVALLLPPTA, encoded by the coding sequence GTGACTGAGCCCAGCGAGCGTGGACTGGTTGAGGCGGAGCGGGTCGAGCTGACCGTCGACGCGGTCGCCCCCGGCGGGCACTGCGTGGCCCGGGTGGACGGGCAGGTGGTCTTCGTCCGGCACGCGCTGCCCGGCGAACGGGTGATCGCCGAGGTGACCGAGGTGCACCGCGGGTTCGTCCGGGCCGACGCGGTGACGGTGCTGGACCCCTCACCGGATCGGGTCGAGCCGCCCTGCCCGTACGCGAAACCGGGTGCCTGTGGTGGCTGCGACCTGCAACACGTCGCCCCGGACGCGCAACTGGCCTGGAAGACCGCCGTGGTGCGCGAACAGCTGGTCCGCCTCGGCGGGCTGACCGACGTCGAGCTGGACCGGCTCGACGTCCGGGTGCGGGCGTTGCCCGGCGGGCTGCTCGGGTGGCGCTCCCGGGTCCGCTACGCGGTGGACGCCGCGGACCGGGCCGGTCTGCTCAAGCACCGTTCGCACGAGGTGGTGCCCATCGACCGCTGCCGGATCGCCCACCCGGACATCCAGCGGTTGCCGGTCCTCAGCGAGCGCTGGTCGGCCGCCGACGCGGTGGAGACCGTCGCCAGCACCGGCGGGGACGTGACGGTCACCGAGATCCGCGAGGGGACGCCCATCCCGGTGAGCGGGCCGACGGAGGTCCGCGAGGTGGCCGCCGGGCGGGACTGGACGCTGCCCGCGTCCGCGTTCTGGCAGGTGCACCCGGCCGCGGCGAGCACCCTCTCCGCCGCGGTGCTGGAGCTGCTGGACCCGCAGCCGGGCGAGATCGCGTGGGACCTGTACGGCGGCGCGGGGCTGTTCGCCGCCGGGTTGGCCGAGCGGGTCGGTGCGACCGGCCGGGTGACCCTGGTCGAGGCGGCGGGGCAGGGCGTCGCCGCGGCCCGGGAGAACCTCGCCGACCTGCCCGGCGTCGAGGTCGTGTCGGCCCGGGTGGAGACCGCGCTGGCCCGTCGACGGATCACCGGCCCGGTTGACGTGGTGGTCCTCGACCCGCCGCGCTCCGGCGCCGGCGCCCCAGTGGTGCGCGCGCTGGCCGCCGCCGGCCCCCGGGCCGTCGCGTACGTGGCCTGCGACCCGGCGGCCTTCGCCCGGGACGTCCGCACCTTCACCGGTCTGGGGTGGCGGTTGGCCGCGGTGCGGGGCTTCGACCTGTTCCCGATGACGCAGCACGTCGAGCAGGTGGCGCTGCTGCTCCCGCCGACCGCCTGA
- a CDS encoding DUF3159 domain-containing protein, translating to MTTGQDRAAQPEIDPQGEEPLPTIAEQMADQLGGWRGLVESSIPVVVFVLANIIGELRPAVIASVSVAVLIAGVRLAQRRPIRHAVNGLFGVGIGAAIAWRTGDERDFYLPGILYGIGYGVALLISAVIRQPLVGWIWSVLVAKGRSEWRDDPKLVRTFTQLTVLWGVVWLAKVGVQAGLYLAHQDTALGVARLVLGYPPYALLLLITVWTVRRVTREAPPTPVPGT from the coding sequence ATGACCACCGGACAGGACCGAGCGGCCCAGCCGGAGATCGACCCGCAGGGCGAGGAGCCGCTGCCGACGATCGCCGAGCAGATGGCCGACCAGCTCGGCGGGTGGCGGGGCCTGGTCGAGTCGAGCATCCCGGTGGTGGTCTTCGTCCTCGCCAACATCATCGGCGAGCTGCGGCCGGCGGTGATCGCCTCGGTCTCCGTCGCGGTGCTCATCGCCGGGGTGCGGCTGGCCCAGCGGCGACCGATCCGGCACGCCGTCAACGGCCTGTTCGGCGTCGGCATCGGCGCGGCCATCGCCTGGCGCACCGGCGACGAGCGTGACTTCTACCTCCCCGGCATCCTGTACGGCATCGGGTACGGCGTCGCCCTGTTGATCTCGGCGGTGATCCGGCAGCCTCTGGTCGGTTGGATCTGGTCGGTGCTGGTCGCGAAGGGCCGCTCGGAGTGGCGGGACGACCCGAAGCTGGTGCGCACCTTCACCCAGCTCACTGTGCTGTGGGGCGTGGTCTGGCTGGCCAAGGTGGGCGTGCAGGCCGGCCTCTACCTGGCCCACCAGGACACCGCGCTGGGAGTGGCCCGGCTGGTGCTGGGCTACCCGCCGTACGCGTTGTTGCTGCTGATCACGGTCTGGACGGTGCGTCGGGTCACCCGGGAGGCGCCGCCGACCCCGGTGCCCGGCACCTGA
- a CDS encoding APC family permease, translating to MASPTSLVKRLLLGRPFRSDRLQHTLLPKRIALPVFASDALSSVAYAPDEILLTLSIAGASAYVFSPWIALAVVVVMLTVVASYRQNVYAYPSGGGDYEVATVNLGPKFGVGVASALLVDYVLTVAVSVSSGVANLGSVVPFVATHKVLIAVSAVVLLTAVNLRGLRESGTAFAIPTYGFVIVMGGMLFTGLFRVFVLGDELRAPSADLVIQAEHSVTGFALVFLLLRTFSSGAAALTGVEAISNGVPAFKAPKSRNAATTLLLLGTISVSMLVGIIWLARLTHLQFVEDPGLQIISGPDGYVQKTVTTQLGETVFGSGSILLYVVAGMTALILFLAANTAFNGFPVLGSILAQDRYLPRQFHTRGDRLAFSNGISFLALFAIVLIVGFQAEVTKLIQLYIVGVFVSFTVSQAGMIRHWNRRLRTERDPEARRRMYRSRAINTFGAGLTGAVLVIVLITKFLLGAWIAIAAMAVIYVLMLAIRRHYDRIAVELTPPDEGRAVLPARNHAIVLVSKLHQPTLRAIAYARATRPDTLTAVTVNVDENDTRDLQADWERRQMAIPLTVIDSPYREITRPILDFVASTRRQSPRDVVTVFIPEYVVGRWWENLLHNQSALRLKGRLLFEPGVMVVSVPWQLASTASKNLDRLDATLSRTPARGPRGTVPPVADPPPVSAAPVSAPPGQGGPAGGGTGDSGRD from the coding sequence GTGGCCAGTCCCACCTCGCTGGTGAAGCGACTTCTCCTCGGTCGACCGTTCCGGTCCGACCGGCTGCAGCACACCCTCCTGCCGAAGCGCATCGCGCTGCCCGTGTTCGCCTCCGACGCGCTGTCCAGCGTCGCGTACGCGCCGGACGAGATCCTGCTGACCCTCTCCATCGCCGGGGCCTCCGCGTACGTGTTCTCACCGTGGATCGCCCTCGCGGTGGTCGTGGTGATGCTCACCGTGGTGGCGAGCTACCGGCAGAACGTCTACGCCTACCCCTCCGGTGGCGGCGACTACGAGGTGGCCACCGTCAACCTGGGTCCGAAGTTCGGCGTCGGGGTGGCCAGCGCGCTGCTCGTCGACTACGTGCTCACGGTGGCGGTGTCGGTCTCCTCCGGGGTGGCCAACCTCGGCTCGGTGGTGCCGTTCGTGGCCACCCACAAGGTCCTGATCGCGGTGAGCGCGGTGGTGCTGTTGACCGCTGTCAACCTGCGTGGTCTGCGCGAGTCGGGCACAGCGTTCGCCATCCCCACCTACGGCTTCGTGATCGTGATGGGTGGGATGCTGTTCACCGGGCTGTTCCGGGTGTTCGTGCTGGGCGACGAGCTGCGCGCGCCGAGCGCCGACCTGGTGATCCAGGCCGAGCACAGCGTGACCGGGTTCGCGCTCGTCTTCCTGCTGCTGCGGACGTTCAGCTCGGGTGCCGCCGCACTCACCGGAGTGGAGGCGATCTCCAACGGAGTGCCGGCGTTCAAGGCGCCGAAGAGCCGCAACGCCGCCACCACGCTGCTGCTGCTCGGCACCATCTCGGTGAGCATGCTGGTCGGGATCATCTGGCTGGCCCGGCTGACCCACCTGCAGTTCGTCGAGGACCCGGGTCTGCAGATCATCTCCGGCCCCGACGGGTACGTGCAGAAGACGGTCACCACCCAGCTCGGCGAGACGGTCTTCGGCTCCGGCTCGATCCTGCTCTACGTGGTGGCCGGAATGACCGCCCTGATCCTCTTCCTGGCCGCGAACACCGCGTTCAACGGGTTCCCGGTGCTCGGCTCGATCCTCGCCCAGGACCGTTACCTGCCCCGCCAGTTCCACACCCGGGGCGACCGGCTGGCCTTCTCCAACGGCATCAGCTTCCTCGCCCTCTTCGCGATCGTGCTGATCGTCGGCTTCCAGGCCGAGGTGACGAAGCTGATCCAGCTCTACATCGTCGGGGTGTTCGTCTCGTTCACCGTCTCCCAGGCCGGCATGATCCGGCACTGGAACCGGCGTCTGCGTACCGAGCGGGACCCGGAGGCGCGTCGCCGGATGTACCGCTCCCGGGCGATCAACACCTTCGGCGCCGGCCTGACCGGCGCCGTGCTGGTGATCGTCCTGATCACGAAGTTCCTGCTCGGCGCGTGGATCGCGATCGCCGCCATGGCGGTGATCTACGTGCTGATGCTCGCCATCCGCCGGCACTACGACCGGATCGCCGTCGAGCTGACCCCGCCGGACGAGGGCCGGGCCGTGCTGCCCGCCCGCAACCACGCGATCGTGCTGGTCAGCAAGCTGCACCAGCCGACGCTGCGGGCGATCGCCTACGCCCGGGCCACCCGGCCGGACACGCTGACCGCCGTCACCGTGAATGTGGACGAGAACGACACCCGGGACCTGCAGGCCGACTGGGAGCGGCGGCAGATGGCCATCCCGCTCACCGTGATCGACTCGCCGTACCGGGAGATCACCCGGCCGATCCTGGACTTCGTGGCCTCCACCCGCCGTCAGTCACCCCGGGACGTGGTCACCGTCTTCATCCCGGAGTACGTGGTCGGCCGTTGGTGGGAGAACCTGCTGCACAACCAGAGCGCCCTGCGCCTCAAGGGCCGACTGCTCTTCGAGCCGGGGGTGATGGTGGTCAGCGTGCCGTGGCAGCTCGCGTCGACGGCGAGCAAGAACCTGGACCGGCTCGACGCCACGCTGTCGCGGACCCCGGCACGCGGGCCACGCGGCACGGTTCCGCCGGTGGCGGACCCGCCGCCGGTCTCGGCGGCGCCGGTCTCCGCCCCGCCCGGCCAGGGCGGCCCGGCGGGCGGCGGGACGGGAGACAGCGGCCGTGACTGA
- the dut gene encoding dUTP diphosphatase, protein MTDVVPVPVQLLDSELPLPTYAYPGDAGADLVAAADVELPPGGRALVPTGVAIALPEGYVGLVHPRSGLAARLGVTVLNAPGTVDAGYRGEIMVNLINHDRDVPAKISRGDRIAQLVVQQVARARFEPVVELPASRRGTGGHGSTGGHAGLVPSPTGRDRAGRRPDEQGRGQTEEMAG, encoded by the coding sequence GTGACCGACGTCGTACCCGTGCCCGTGCAGCTGCTCGACTCCGAGCTGCCGCTGCCCACGTACGCCTATCCCGGCGACGCCGGGGCCGACCTGGTGGCGGCCGCGGACGTGGAGCTGCCACCCGGCGGCCGCGCCCTGGTGCCCACCGGTGTGGCCATCGCGTTGCCGGAGGGGTACGTGGGTCTGGTCCATCCCCGTTCCGGTTTGGCGGCCAGGCTCGGCGTGACGGTGCTCAACGCGCCCGGTACGGTCGACGCCGGCTACCGGGGTGAGATCATGGTCAACCTGATCAACCATGATCGGGATGTGCCGGCGAAGATCTCCCGCGGCGACCGGATCGCACAGCTCGTGGTCCAGCAGGTCGCGCGGGCGCGGTTCGAGCCGGTGGTCGAGCTGCCGGCGTCCCGGCGTGGCACCGGCGGGCACGGTTCCACCGGCGGGCACGCCGGGCTGGTGCCGTCGCCGACGGGCCGGGACCGGGCCGGGCGGCGGCCGGACGAGCAGGGCCGCGGGCAGACGGAAGAGATGGCAGGGTGA
- a CDS encoding potassium channel family protein: MRVAIAGAGNVGRSIAQELIDNGHQVMLIERQPKMLRPDRVPAAEWVLADACEVASLEEANVAGCDVVVAATGDDKTNLVLSLLAKTEFAVPRVVARVNRAENEWLFTEQWGVDVAVSKPRVMAALVEEAVTVGDLVRLMTFRQGEANLVEITLPPTAPYVGQPIHAVPLPRDAALVAILRGKRVLVPSPDDPIEAGDELIFVCTAEVEDQVRVVILGPDSVERTRSSR, translated from the coding sequence ATGCGGGTCGCCATCGCGGGCGCGGGCAACGTGGGCCGCTCGATCGCCCAGGAGCTGATCGACAACGGCCACCAGGTGATGCTGATCGAACGCCAACCCAAGATGCTGCGCCCGGACCGGGTGCCGGCCGCCGAGTGGGTCCTCGCCGACGCGTGCGAGGTGGCGAGCCTGGAAGAGGCCAACGTCGCCGGCTGCGACGTGGTGGTCGCGGCGACCGGCGACGACAAGACCAACCTGGTGTTGTCGTTGTTGGCCAAGACCGAGTTCGCGGTGCCCCGCGTGGTCGCCCGGGTCAACCGGGCCGAGAACGAGTGGCTGTTCACCGAGCAGTGGGGCGTCGACGTCGCGGTGAGCAAGCCACGGGTGATGGCCGCGCTGGTCGAGGAGGCGGTGACCGTCGGCGACCTGGTCCGGCTGATGACCTTCCGGCAGGGTGAGGCCAACCTGGTCGAGATCACCCTGCCGCCGACCGCGCCGTACGTCGGTCAGCCCATCCACGCCGTGCCACTGCCCCGCGACGCCGCCCTGGTGGCGATCCTGCGCGGCAAGCGGGTCCTGGTGCCCAGCCCGGACGACCCGATCGAGGCCGGCGACGAACTGATCTTCGTCTGCACCGCCGAGGTGGAGGACCAGGTCCGCGTGGTGATCCTCGGGCCGGACAGCGTCGAACGGACCCGCAGCTCCCGCTGA
- the dxs gene encoding 1-deoxy-D-xylulose-5-phosphate synthase has translation MSVEEDTANHGRLLGTVRGPQDVKRMSGEELDVLAAEIRDFLIAKVSRTGGHVGPNLGVVELTLAMHRVFDSPRDRLLFDTGHQAYVHKILTGRQAGFDKLRQRGGLSGYPSQAESEHDLIENSHASTALSYADGLAKAYALRGEQRSVVAVVGDGALTGGMCWEALNNIATAGNSLVIVVNDNGRSYSPTIGGLADHLSSLRLNPGYEKVLDTVKDALGSTPLVGKPMYEVLHAVKKGIKDAVAPQAMFEDLGIKYVGPVDGHDVAAVEAALRAAKNFGGPVIVHAVTRKGYGYRPAEEDDADCLHGPSSAFDVETGALLAAPSVKWTHVFADELLAIADERPDVVGITAAMAEPTGIAKLARKYPERVYDVGIAEQHAATSAAGLALGGLHPVVAVYATFLNRAFDQVLLDVAMHKLPVTFVLDRAGITGPDGPSHYGIWDMSVFGVVPGLRIAAPRDAATLREELREAMAVDNGPTVLRFPTGSVAADLPALRRVGTVDVLAESARTDVLLVAVGSFGQLGMEVAARVAEQGYGVTVVDPRWVRPVPAELVDLAARHRLVVSVEDGVRVGGVGDALAQAMRDADVRVPLKDLGVPADWHPHGTRAQILADLGLTAQDVARDVTGWISGLDATPDRLTPSDAAAQN, from the coding sequence ATGAGTGTTGAAGAGGACACGGCCAACCACGGCCGGCTGCTGGGGACGGTACGCGGTCCGCAGGACGTCAAGCGGATGTCCGGCGAGGAGCTGGACGTCCTCGCCGCCGAGATCCGGGACTTCCTGATCGCCAAGGTCTCCCGCACCGGCGGGCACGTCGGGCCCAACCTCGGTGTGGTCGAGCTGACGCTGGCCATGCACCGCGTCTTCGACTCGCCCCGGGACCGGCTCCTGTTCGACACCGGCCACCAGGCGTACGTGCACAAGATCCTCACCGGGCGGCAGGCCGGCTTCGACAAGCTCCGCCAGCGCGGGGGCCTCTCCGGCTACCCCAGCCAGGCCGAGAGCGAGCACGACCTGATCGAGAACTCGCACGCCTCCACCGCGCTCTCCTACGCCGACGGCCTGGCCAAGGCGTACGCCCTGCGCGGTGAGCAGCGCAGCGTCGTGGCCGTGGTCGGCGACGGCGCGCTCACCGGCGGCATGTGCTGGGAGGCGCTGAACAACATCGCCACCGCCGGCAACTCGCTGGTGATCGTCGTCAACGACAACGGCCGTTCCTACTCGCCCACCATCGGCGGGCTGGCCGACCACCTCTCCTCGCTGCGGCTGAACCCGGGCTACGAGAAGGTGCTCGACACGGTCAAGGACGCGCTCGGCTCCACCCCGCTGGTCGGCAAGCCGATGTACGAGGTGCTGCACGCGGTCAAGAAGGGCATCAAGGACGCCGTCGCCCCGCAGGCCATGTTCGAGGACCTCGGCATCAAGTACGTCGGCCCCGTGGACGGGCACGACGTGGCGGCGGTCGAGGCGGCACTGCGCGCGGCGAAGAACTTCGGCGGCCCGGTGATCGTGCACGCGGTCACCCGCAAGGGCTACGGCTACCGTCCGGCCGAGGAGGACGACGCGGACTGCCTGCACGGCCCGAGCAGCGCCTTCGACGTCGAGACCGGCGCCCTGCTGGCCGCGCCGTCGGTGAAGTGGACGCACGTCTTCGCCGACGAGCTGCTGGCCATCGCCGACGAGCGCCCGGACGTGGTGGGCATCACCGCCGCCATGGCCGAGCCGACCGGCATCGCGAAGCTGGCCCGCAAGTACCCCGAGCGGGTGTACGACGTGGGCATCGCCGAGCAGCACGCCGCCACCTCGGCGGCCGGGCTGGCGCTCGGTGGCCTGCACCCGGTGGTCGCGGTCTACGCCACCTTCCTCAACCGCGCCTTCGACCAGGTCCTGCTGGACGTGGCGATGCACAAGCTGCCGGTGACCTTCGTGCTGGACCGGGCCGGCATCACCGGCCCGGACGGTCCCAGCCACTACGGCATCTGGGACATGTCGGTCTTCGGGGTGGTGCCCGGTCTGCGGATCGCCGCCCCCCGTGACGCCGCCACGCTGCGGGAGGAGCTGCGCGAGGCGATGGCCGTCGACAACGGCCCCACCGTGCTGCGCTTCCCGACCGGTTCGGTCGCCGCGGACCTTCCGGCGCTGCGCCGGGTCGGCACCGTCGACGTGCTGGCCGAGTCGGCGCGTACGGACGTGCTGCTGGTCGCCGTCGGCTCGTTCGGCCAACTGGGCATGGAGGTGGCCGCCCGGGTCGCCGAGCAGGGCTACGGAGTCACCGTCGTCGACCCGCGCTGGGTGCGTCCGGTCCCGGCGGAGCTGGTCGACCTGGCCGCCCGGCACCGGCTCGTGGTCAGCGTGGAGGACGGCGTGCGGGTCGGCGGGGTGGGCGACGCGCTCGCCCAGGCGATGCGCGACGCCGACGTCCGGGTGCCGCTCAAGGACCTGGGCGTACCGGCCGACTGGCACCCGCACGGCACGCGGGCGCAGATCCTCGCCGACCTGGGCCTGACCGCGCAGGACGTGGCCCGTGACGTCACCGGTTGGATCTCCGGCCTGGACGCCACACCGGACCGCCTCACGCCGAGCGACGCGGCCGCGCAGAACTGA
- a CDS encoding potassium channel family protein yields the protein MHVVIMGCGRVGSTLAHSLESRGHSVAVIDQDADAFRRLGPDFAGITVTGAGFDGEVLRQAGIERADAFAAVSSGDNSNIISARLARETFGVSRVAARIYDQRRAQVYERLGIPTVATVRWTADRMLRHLVPEGNVEIFRDPTSTVSIVEVPVHKDWIGRSVRTLEDAAGARVAYLIRFGIGTLPTGSTVVQEGDQVFMLVSDDIVATVTSVAAAPPEGGH from the coding sequence GTGCACGTCGTGATCATGGGATGTGGCCGGGTCGGGTCGACCCTCGCCCACAGCCTGGAGTCCCGAGGGCACTCGGTGGCGGTGATCGACCAGGACGCCGACGCCTTCCGCCGGCTCGGCCCCGACTTCGCCGGGATCACGGTGACCGGGGCGGGCTTCGACGGCGAGGTGCTCCGACAGGCCGGCATCGAGCGCGCGGACGCCTTCGCGGCCGTGTCCAGCGGCGACAACTCCAACATCATCTCGGCCCGGTTGGCGCGCGAGACGTTCGGCGTCTCCCGGGTCGCCGCGCGCATCTACGACCAGCGCCGGGCGCAGGTCTACGAGCGGCTGGGCATCCCCACCGTCGCGACAGTGCGCTGGACGGCCGACCGGATGCTGCGGCACCTGGTGCCGGAGGGCAACGTCGAGATCTTCCGGGACCCCACCAGCACCGTGTCGATCGTCGAGGTGCCGGTGCACAAGGACTGGATCGGCCGGTCGGTGCGCACCCTGGAAGACGCGGCCGGTGCCCGGGTGGCCTACCTGATCCGCTTCGGCATCGGCACGCTGCCCACCGGCTCCACCGTCGTGCAGGAGGGCGACCAGGTGTTCATGCTGGTCAGCGATGACATCGTGGCGACGGTCACGTCGGTGGCGGCGGCGCCGCCGGAAGGGGGGCACTGA
- a CDS encoding OB-fold nucleic acid binding domain-containing protein: protein MMTDEGRVSLRRLLQRFTASEAEIDAQELRRESAQCGGIPAQMCSRGQLVSVAGRLRTVVYTPRTNLPTLEADLYDGSDVVTLVWLGRRHIAGIEPGRHLTARGRVAVRDDRKVIYNPYYELDSPK, encoded by the coding sequence ATGATGACCGACGAGGGCAGGGTGTCGCTGCGGCGACTTCTGCAACGGTTCACCGCCAGCGAGGCCGAGATCGACGCGCAGGAGCTGCGTCGGGAGAGCGCCCAGTGCGGCGGTATCCCGGCCCAGATGTGCTCCCGGGGTCAGTTGGTGTCCGTCGCCGGTCGGCTGCGCACCGTGGTCTACACGCCGCGCACCAACCTGCCGACGCTCGAAGCCGACCTGTACGACGGCAGCGACGTGGTGACCCTGGTCTGGTTGGGTCGACGGCACATCGCCGGGATCGAGCCGGGTCGGCACCTGACCGCCCGGGGTCGGGTGGCGGTGCGGGACGACCGCAAGGTCATCTACAACCCCTACTACGAGCTGGACTCGCCCAAGTGA
- a CDS encoding DUF3093 domain-containing protein has translation MSMSPSPSADQPPVDARTAYTERLDLPWWLWLAGLVAAALLAVEIWMGAPGVRSWLPFAVLLPLAALGLWWLGRIRVGVVGSELRVDDARLPVRFVADVVPLDVAGRREVLGVGADPLAFVVQRPWIGGAVQVVLDDPADPTPFWVVSTRHPVELAEAVLAARDAPAFSGPADGQG, from the coding sequence GTGAGCATGTCGCCCTCTCCGTCCGCCGATCAGCCGCCGGTCGACGCCCGCACGGCGTACACCGAACGGCTGGACCTGCCCTGGTGGCTGTGGCTGGCTGGGCTGGTCGCCGCCGCGCTGTTGGCCGTCGAGATCTGGATGGGCGCCCCCGGCGTCCGCTCCTGGCTACCGTTCGCCGTGCTGCTGCCACTCGCCGCGCTCGGGTTGTGGTGGCTGGGCCGGATCCGGGTCGGTGTGGTCGGCTCCGAGCTGCGGGTGGACGACGCACGCCTGCCGGTCCGCTTCGTGGCCGACGTGGTGCCGCTGGACGTGGCCGGCCGCCGTGAGGTGCTCGGGGTCGGCGCGGACCCGCTCGCGTTCGTGGTGCAGCGCCCGTGGATCGGCGGGGCCGTGCAGGTGGTGCTCGACGACCCGGCCGACCCGACCCCGTTCTGGGTGGTGAGCACGCGGCACCCCGTCGAGTTGGCCGAGGCCGTGCTGGCCGCACGGGACGCGCCGGCGTTCTCCGGCCCCGCCGACGGGCAGGGCTGA